The window CAATCTTATCACCCAAGCTACAATACTACAAGCGAGATAGTCTTCTcgtgttttttattttgcacTTGCTCCCTTGTTTGAAAAATTGTTGGCATATTTTATTGTCTTCCTTTGTTTCACTCTCGTAGAAGCAATGGTTTGTTTTGCTTTCTACCACTTTTTTCCCTTGtgggaatatttatgtaatgACACAAGTCATTTTCCTAAAAAGGAAACAAAAAAAGCATATGCCTATTAAGAACTTTAATATGTTAGAAATCCTTACAATGCTCAGGGCTCCAACACGTTCTCCATAAAGTCCCATGTTCTTTGCATAACTCTGAGCTACAAGACATTCGCCTCCATCAGCCACAAAAATGCGAACAGGTTGGGCATCAGCATCCAAACTTCCACTAGCAAAACCCTATTGCGAAAAAGCATTAGTCATGTTGGAAGGCTGAGCATTTCCGATCATAcataacttatttttcaaatataacaacctaggccttgttcggattagGGTTATTTAAATAGCCTTGTTCATTGTTCATACTGAGATTATGAAATAATGggttatttgagtaaaaagacttgaagagtattgatatataatgaaaaaatattttttttaaaaaagaaatagatgGTAGTTTGATTGTTGATTTGAATTATGTGATTCATGAGAGGATGGATGAAAAGATTGTaacccaatccgaacaaggccctAAGCATCATACATTCATACCTGATAAGCACTGTCAAAAAATGGCAACAGCCCCTTCGACCTAATCAATTGCCTGATCTGCTCCCACTGCTCCAATGTTGGATCAACTCCAGTAGGATTATGAGCACATGCATGAAGAAGCACAACGGATCCCATCTCAGCAGAACCGAGGTCTTCTAGTAAACCTAATCCCACAAAAGGAAAAAAACGATGAAacatagaaaatgatttttttttttttttgttatcaaaGCTGGTAGTTCTAGAACTTTCAACATTTGTATAAGTTAGTCAATCCTCCTTATAGGCAACAAAGGGATTTAATTCTCTTGGAGAAAACTAAAAAAACTGACTATAAGATCACACACGATTATGTAAAAACAAGATGTAAAGAAGAGAATTCTTCTGTCCACACCTTGGAAATGCAATCCACGTGTTGAGGGATCATAGTAACGATAAGTTTTCACAGCTAAGCCTCCCAGTGCGAAAATTTTCAGGTGGTTTCCCCATGTTGGTACAGGAACATATATAGTGCGCTACAAGCAGTTCAATGGTATTGAGTATTCCACACTAGCATTGGAAAACAAGATAGTAAAATACTTGACTAATCAATGTACCTGGGCATAGTGTCTAGCCAAGAACTCAGCCCCAACTCTCAATGAGCCAGTTCCAGATAAGCACTGAACAGTGGTCACTCTGCTCTCTTGGATAGCAGGGCTATTTTGcaacaaaaaaacaatttgattaATGAAGTAATTGATAATTAACCCTTCATCAAATCAGGCCAAGGTTATCACAAAACATGAAGATGTTATACCTGTCAGAACCAAAAATGAGCTTTGCACTCAATTTGTTGAAATCAGCTATTCCAACAATAGGAATATATTCCTTTACCCGGGTACTGTATACCAAACAACTAGTCAGTAAATACAAATATAGGTTTGTAAGTAAATAGATCAGCCATAGAAGATGTGTTACATAACCTGTCATTAACAAGTATCTGCTCTGCTTTTCGGACAACATTAAGGATTAAAGGTTTTCCTTCCTGTtagtccaaaaaaataaaaataaacttaaccGTGATGATCAAAGTAATAGATTAATAATCATGTTGAACCTTAGGAAAATGGCATTCAGCCTGATGGTCTTTGATGTAAACTTCTTTTTAGACTATGTTTGGATGTGTATAATAGTAAatagaattagaattccaattttataaaaaataaaattgaattagatTCCAATTCTCATGTTTGAGAAATCATAAAATTGCAATTCAAAGTAGGAAGGATGGAATTGAAGcttaaaaaaatcatgtaactcacaattccattggaattataattccaatttcaattcctcATTTTTAAGTCATCAAGAAAACACAAGATTTGGAATTGACCCATTTATGTGCAGCAATAAAGAATGCTCAACATGCTGATTCATGCAACCATTCCCACCATTTACaactaaaaaaatcagaattaaGCACTGTCatgagttatttatttataaggcCTATGGGTTATTGATATCAAGATGCATGATAAGTCAAATAGTTCTTATATTTCAGGATAAACCATCCTAAACAATTACAATTAGATCCTTACAATACTCAAATTCTTTAAACACCTTTTTTACCATCAAACTGTATGTATCAGACAAAGTAATCTTTTCTTTTCCCTTGAGAACATCAAATAACAATCAACTCTTTATATTAAGAATCAGTGTGATTAAGTCCATTGAAAAAATAGACTTGGACCCTCTCTATAGTAGCAATTGAGATATTTCCCATATATACTTCAATTAACCAAGAGGGTTTTCACATAAACATTTTCAATTTGTTTGGCGCAACTCAAACAAAGTTTTTTTCAGAATTATTTTACCACAAGCAATGGATTACCTCTGTTCTATAAGCACCAACACCTAAGTTCAGCTTAACCGGACTGGGATCTTTGTTATAGGCAACAGTAACCTGTTTTTCAGGATAAGATAAACacaacaaaaatcaaacacCAGTTTACCAAAACTAGATCAAAATAATGATATGTAAGCTAAGAAGtaatcaaaaacaaattttgcATTCATTTCTCTTCATTGAAGAGAATCCTAACTTCAGTTTACCAAAACCAGATCAAATTAATGTCAATTTCTATCATCAAAACAtatcatatagaaataatatatgaaataacAATACATGAACTAATAACACTATAAATTGAAGCTATAAAATCTCAAAAATCAAGATCCATAAAATAATTACTCCACCGAACAGAAACAACCTGTAAACTTAACGAATGTAAAAAGATATGATCAAATTCTGCATTCCATTTCTCTTCATTGAAGAGAATCCTAATTTCAGTTCACCAAAACCAGATCAAAACATATCATATCGAAACAATATACGGAATAACAATACACGAACTCATAACTCTATAAATTGAAGCGATAAAACCTCAAAAACCGAGATCCATGAAGAAATCACTCCACCAAACATAAACAACCTCTAAAACTTAACGAATGTACAAAGATACAATCAAATTCTTCATTCATTTCTCTCCATTGAAGAGAATCCTAACTCCAGTTTACCAAAACCAGATCAAAacatatcatataaaaatactATACGGAATAACAATACATGAACTCATAACTCTATAAACTGAAGCTATAAAACCTCAAAAATCAAGATCCATAAAAAAATCACTCCACCGAACAGAAGAAACCGCTAAAACTTAACGAATGTAAAAAGATATGATCAAATTCTGCATTCAGAGAATCCTATTTTCAGTTAACCAAAACTAgatcaagaaaatatttatttctatcATCAAAACAtatcatatagaaataatacaTGAAATAGCAATACACGAACTCATAACTCCATAAATTGAAGCGATAAAACCTCAAAAACCGAGATCCATGAAAAAACTCACTCCACCGAACAGAAACAACCGCTAAAACTCAACGAATGTAAAAATATAGTCGATCGACGTCAGAGGTTAACTAATTCGATCTACCGAACAGAGTAAACCGCTAGAAATATCAACAAGATGAGAAAAACGAAAGAaataacaatgaaaatgaaaagtTGAACGTAAATACCCCAAGGATAGGATCTTCAGGAGCTTGATCGACGTGAGAAAAGACAGAGTTGGATTGAAATGAGGAAGTTGGAGAAGCAGATAATGAGTCCATAGCCGCAGCAGCAGAttgagaagatgaagaaggatcGAGATGTTTGAGAAGAGAATTTATTCTCCGATCAATGGCGGAACTATGGGCTGCGTCGAATGACGGTAACTGTGGGTGCATTGTAgcctttttataattttaacgcTAAACTACGCCGTTCCCGGTTTTCAGTTTCCTCACcgtatactttttatttttttttgttgggcTTCTGTTAACGTCACAGTAGTCGtctctttaaatatatatagagagatagagtttgtttaAAATGACAGGGGGAGGTATGGGATTAGAATGACAAACAGTTGATAGATAGGTGTCTGAAACTTCATATCATATGGACCGACATcccataaattaataaatctattttatttgtttaaaagtttgTAATTTccttcatttaaaaataaatctataataCTTATTAGGTAAAAATTGGTTTAACGATTTCAAACGtggttaatttattatttatgtaatatttataaataaataaaaaattaatattaataatttaattactgAATTTCCGGAACAAAggattttaattgtattattaattttttaaaatttgataattaaattaatgatattaatcttctatttatttatttatataacgtatataataagttaacaaaAATTTGAAACGTTGACAAAAActcgtatatatattttatttttttagttataaagAGTATCAAATTATAaggtatttaaaattgtaaaaacgaaatcttgtttttattattttaattataaggAATCTCAAACTATTAGGTTTGAAGAAGGAAAATATTTGATATGTCAATCGGCTTTCAATAAATAGTCTCAATTTGatataaaaccaaaaaattACTAATTCAATTTGAGTGTTATATTAGTtctttgtaattttaaaaaataagtctcAATTTGGTATTTTAaccacataataataataattttttttttataaaatagttcaaatttaataatttaatctattatatttactaattaatttatatatatatatatatatatataattttatttggtaaACTAATTcttgtaaagaaaaaataattagtaaagaacatttaaactattaattgtACTTAATTGAAGGTCCTACCactaatgttaatttttatataatcaatttttttatttgatattatataGTAAAACCGAATATAATTCAAACATGTAAAGTATGTTGGCACTTTGACAtgcattaatataaatattaatataaatagattatataatttttaaatgaattactTTATTTTTGCAATTATTAGATAATAGGTAATTTttgttaagaaaaatatattgtcaTTGTCAACCAAATTACGGATGAGATGACAGGCACACAGTTCGAGCTAGGCATGGATATGTTTAACTGACTAGCTGTCATTTTAGCAAATGCTTATAAAGACAACAACAACCTAaggatatatttttatttttcaaaaaaataaataaattatatattttaaatcataaaaataaaatgttttaataaaattagttttttttttcttatttttaatttaaaattttgaatttatgccTATATTCAAATGGATTTATTGGAtaacaaatctatataattatataatatattttttaaaatatatatttatatgatattttaattaattatttgaataatataattgatgaaTGAATGTATAATTGAATAATAGGTTTGTTCTGGGGTTATTGTAATAACTTAAAAGAGGAAAAAtgagtaatgattggtgataattttgagaaaatgataatattttttataaaattacttaaaggatat is drawn from Impatiens glandulifera chromosome 3, dImpGla2.1, whole genome shotgun sequence and contains these coding sequences:
- the LOC124931534 gene encoding aspartate aminotransferase, cytoplasmic-like produces the protein MHPQLPSFDAAHSSAIDRRINSLLKHLDPSSSSQSAAAAMDSLSASPTSSFQSNSVFSHVDQAPEDPILGVTVAYNKDPSPVKLNLGVGAYRTEEGKPLILNVVRKAEQILVNDSTRVKEYIPIVGIADFNKLSAKLIFGSDSPAIQESRVTTVQCLSGTGSLRVGAEFLARHYAQRTIYVPVPTWGNHLKIFALGGLAVKTYRYYDPSTRGLHFQGLLEDLGSAEMGSVVLLHACAHNPTGVDPTLEQWEQIRQLIRSKGLLPFFDSAYQGFASGSLDADAQPVRIFVADGGECLVAQSYAKNMGLYGERVGALSIVCKKADVASRVESQLKLVIRPMYSSPPIHGASIVATILKDSEMYHEWTIELKAMADRIISMRQELHEALLAKGTPGDWSHIIKQIGMFTFTGLNKDQVAFMTKEFHIYMTSDGRISMAGLSSRTVPHLADAIDAAVKLAG